In Anopheles arabiensis isolate DONGOLA chromosome 2, AaraD3, whole genome shotgun sequence, the genomic window AAATCAACCTTGGAACTTTTCAATCCAAGTAAGCAGGGAGcttgttgcagtttttttgttccatcACTCGAACCAGCACAGTAACTAACACCGAAGAGCTGCCAACGTACGTGTGCCGTACAGATTTTGGAGTCCGTCCGCGCTCGTCTTACCAATGCGCTTACCGCACCACTGGCCCAGCACGCAGCTTAGTGCATCAACGAACATAATCCGGACAGCAGACCGAGGAGGAGGAACACACGTaatgtttttacttttcgtCCACCCATCAGCGCCCGGTGCCGGAGAGGGTAAGTGGCCGGTAGGAATTTATGTACATTCGTTTCAGTGGGCGATTTAATTTGGCTAGGCGAGCGATCGTCTTAGCAACGGGCGcggtactactactactgcgcGCCGTTTGGTGCATCTTGTAAGCCCGTTTCATGGCCGTCTTGATCGCTGGCGCCAATGAAATGTTCGCGAACGGCAAGTGTGCAAGCAACCGGAAAGGGTTTTTGAGTTCCGGTTGCTTCCCCGTTCCGTCGCTGTGCCGGTTAGCTGTCTGGGCCGTTTTGGGGGGGTTGGAgtgtttcactttcattcatTATCGGTTCGAGCCTCATTTTAGGACGCCCACTTGGCGACTGAACAACACAAGCACCCACACTCTCTCACATCGTAACGCCGTGGAGGGGAGTGTGCTGTAATACGTGCAACGATAAGTGGCCGCGGAAACGGAAAGGGAACAACCTTTCGAGAGTGACGAGAAGATCGTCGCCCTAATTAGAGGAAAGGGTAAGTAAAATGGACAGTTATTATTTACCTTGTTGTTTATCTGATATGAAGAGTGACGaggaaagaaaacatcaaaacatttGCTTTGCACCTTATCAATCAATGTAATGCCCGCATTCATGCTTCCTACCCATTCCAATCGGTCGGCTGGCGCCGTTCGAAGAGTAATTATGTTTGATGAGTGTTTGCCACTGTTTGtgcccatttttttcttcttttttgattttgctatACCCAGCCACTGCACCCGTTTGCTGATTAGAGCTGGTTGCCCCCAAGCAGATTAAGGgggccaccatcaccacgcgTGGTCGATGCCATTTGGCGCAAAACCATCGCAGCCGCATGGAATAATGGTGAATAGATACCACTCATCTATTTTGCCTTGTTCGCCTGTTTCGCGCTTTGCTGCCACAGATTTGCGGTCCGTTTAATCCGTGAGTCGGTGGTTGGTGCACGATTCGCTGTTGCGTATCGGCATGTGCTAGTAGTAGTGCGCATGGGACGGATTACCGCAGCCAGGGCGTGCAAGAAGCGGTTGCATCGTAATCGAGTTGAATCATCTTCGGCAGGGCCAACAAagggaaacaacaacatcaaagaCGCTCTTTACGTGGTGAGGCGTTCTCGAAATTGGCCGTTATATGGGGTAAGTCCTTAGGATGCAGCAGCATTCGAGCCACCGCGTGGTGCAGTAACGTCGGCTTGGAGACGAATTGAGCCTATTATATTGGTTTTGCTGCATCGATCACTGCCCCAAGCCAAGTAATAATTGTAAAGCTTTTATTGCGCTGTTTGAGTGTTTTGAAACGAACTGTATTTAGTGGCGTTCGGAGGGAGTTGCGCGGCACCACGTTTCGGATCCTTAACAAGAtcaaaactgaaacaaattaTCAAAATGAAAAGCTATCATGGAAAGATATATTTTTTCTCATTCCTCAACAATTATAGTACaagatgaataaaaataacacgaaaaaacTCTTTTCATGGTAATAACaatcaaacttaaaaatgaaaatctcATACTACCGCTTCAAATGAAGACCTTTTCGTATTTTTTCATATTCGCATCAAGCTTCTGAATTGAATTGTACTACGATTAATTACAAATCTCCTATCGATCAATTTGCTCTACATTTCACCTACAATCATTCCGTTCAAAAGTGCCCTGAATTTTGAAGATCGAGCACAAACACGAACCAACAGCTAGTGCAATGTCGCAAAATGAGGTCCAAAAGTGTGGCAAATTGCTGCAGCTAGTTGTAAAGTAATAATTTTACTGCCTCAAGTCACATCAATCGATCCAGCCATATGTTGTCCATACCTGTAGCATACCTGtaacaaaagaaaactgcTGATTTAAACAGTAAAAACGAacgataaaattaattatcacCCTAACCCCAGCAGCTCTTACGTCAGCGATCAACCCACATTTCTACACCGTACACCGAGATTAGTGGCTGTGAAGACAAGCGGACGGTGCACCGTCCTGCCAGCATAGATCACGGTGGGAAAGTATAGAGTGCACACGTGgacattttatattatttgttttttctttcacgtACCGATTTGTGATGTGATTGATAGTTGTTAGGgaaaggtaggtaaagacggacactttaagggaaatggtaaaaatctagggatatataactGCAACGACAATGAACatatgcatacattatcttaaactaattttttatcagaaaatgtaatgaaacttttaagtttccatcgatttttgcgtttttttcatgaatgaaaaacatgatttttttcgtgcagttttgaaatgttcggatAAGACGGCCTGagacctgatatgggaaagatggacagcATGAAGTGTAAGATAGACACCTACAaaaaaacgttggaaattgaagaagtttacagtattttaacatatccTATTGCTTTCCATTTCATGGTACgtacataaaccaattctaggccaattgcaacgacggttcattcagccatgaatttagaaattgtaagcggcgcttgtaatatatcgtagagtacagcatctaaagcattattgaaatatcgcgcactaaaagctgacgttgctccagcttacagaacaacagtctacaacttccttttaggaattactccgcgaaaagtccacgaccccagtatttttttagggacttgttaatagtttaagccactttccaccatgtcaaaattcaacagttgatatttgtaatcccatagaatttctcatctatctCATCTTCTCATCCTGAACGATGTCGTATCAATACCTAATCTTTTTATTGCCTAGATATTCGATTTCGtaaagcgcctcatcagcgtcgagcgagtaatagcataacgaatggctactattttgaacGGTATTTCATTTCTCacatatttcaatactttcatGACTTGATGTCTTCAATACTTTCATTCATGTTATGtctagttgctgattggtttatagcttcggaatacccttatttaaggtatttgaagaaatctattcatcaccaattgatataagaagtaaaacaattaataaattcggtgtccatctttccctacaacaaggtgtccgtctttcccgctttggtgtcagaatatttaaaccaccagaaaacaatattttgtattgctttcatcctcgttctttcgccagtttttttcattaatgatcacgacaactcattcatgaaataaaacttccggaaatataaacaatacaaatcaTAGAGCTTAAGATTCACAGtcagtcaaattagatccacaagggtgcacatgattgaaaatttattttgttcgtggattttaccaattttgcacaaattatgcaaaaaatgttctcaaatttgttgtttaactttaagttaggatgctgcattgttgattttttcgaaaattacctttttcatgcatttatgagaagtgtccatcttacccgtagtgtccgtctttacctaccttcccctaattGCGCCGCTTTAATATCCAGCGGTGACAGGGAATGCCCTTAAATTTATTGTAAATGTCCTAGCTACGCCACGAAACGAGTGTGGATGAGAGACGGTCCCCTTGGATagtttatttcgttttataatttaagtttaatttaataaaaatactaCCCCTAAATTCGTTCCTCCTTCTATCCCACCGTGCCCCAGATACTGTGCCAGATAGCGCTTGTCTCGGAAAATGCAGACTCTTCTTCACGTGTAAGCGCCTTTTCCGCCGACTgcttggatggatggatgatgcGTTCGCGGCGCATGTCGCTGGTGCGCCTGTTTCCAACCCCTGTAGTGCGTACCGGCGATGTGGCGGGGGAAACATCAGACCCACCCACCCTACTCTGTTTCATGCGCCTACTTTGACTCCTGGCTGTtgcgatgatggtggtggtagttgctCATGCTCGTGCAAATCCACAACGCACTCGCACTCGGTGACGCGCGCTTGGCCAGATCGGATACCGTGGATCCCTCCCGGAGGGTTACGCTCGCAACCAACACGGGTATAACAGTCGTAGGTAGTTGGTGTACTATTTGGTGTGTACTAACGGCAACGTGCTGAAAGTGAAAACGGAGCTGATAGTGGAGGCGGTGAGCAGGGTACCAGACAGGACCACTTtttacgggtgtgtgtgtgtgtgtgtgttcgaatGCAGGTGCTTCTATCCGGTGGGGCCCGGTAGAGTAAACGCACATTTATGCTACTCAGTGAAACATAACCGGAGCAGACGATCCGCATTGTAACCGGTTTAACTGTGGTTAGAGAGTGCGCAGCAAGCTGTTACGGTGATGCGTTTCCCGTGAGCATGCAGTTTGATTGTGGCAATTTGAAATGTGATAGTAAAAAATAGTGCACAGGAATTTGCATCAAAACGGTTGCATTTAATGAGCGAAGTAGTTTAAAAAGCGTTTAAAATTTGAACATAATTCACAGAATACACAGtccatattaaaaaaaaacatcatcggtGTGTTCGATTTGTGATACAGTCAAACAGTTTCTTATCAAAGTCTTaaatcgattgcaaaattgttccacACCATCAATCGTACTTTTACGCCGCTCCCACTGGCAAATAAAAATCCGATCGCAGCTATCTGTGTTACAATTGCAATCGATTTATGGTGTCTACAAAAGCGCTTTAAACGTTTCCAAGAGCCCCACAATCACAGAGGCATTGCAAAGCGTGGTTGCGATGGGCTTGGGTGACTCCGGTTAGCacgcttttgcttttttccaaGGAACAGAGTCAATAGAGGGAATGAAGTTTGTGCATTTATCCATCGCataactaacacacacacacacacacaccacaaaaggctttttttcttctcaaagTCTCCCCAAACTCCGCAAACGACTAATTAGATTTGTCACCTTGCCCTTTTCCCACGTACTTCTCCACGTTCCGTTCGCGTGCTCAGTGCAGGAAATCGTACAAAGAATAAATCCATTTCACGACCATCCATCGCGCATGGTTCGGTAAATCGGATTGCCGCCGTATCGTAGCTCTCTGTCCCGCCGAGCTAGGGAAGCCAAACGCAACTAGGTGCCGGGTTTGGTGGACGCGTACAGCGCGCTCTGCGGCAGTCACAGTGTAGCTAGCGATCGGAACAGGCCGCGTCATAACACACTCGAAAGCAGAACACGGCGCAGAAATGATGGACAGCGTCCAGACGGGTGTGGTCAAATGTGGCGGCTATCGGTATGACGATGGGACGCGCTACATTGGCGATTGGAATCAGCGCGGCCAGAAGCACGGCATGGGCTCGATGATGTTCTCGGACGGCACGCGGTACGACGGAGCATTCAGCAATGGCGTCTGTTCCGGGCTCGGCGTGATGGTAAGGAAGTGTTTCttcgcgcacgcacgcaaacaaGGCCGCCTGCATGTACACACTCAACTCACGCCTTTCTTTCCGTTTCAGTGTTTTCCCGACGGTGCCAAGTATGTGGGACGCAGCGCTTCTGGAACGCACCCGGTTATGCCCTTTTTGGCGCAGAACCCCCGGGGGCCGGAGTTTGGTGCCTTTTGGTCGAATTGATTTCAAATCTTTATCCATGACTTCATCGTTTCAGATACGAGGGCGAATTCATGCAGGGCTGGTTCCACGGTCACGGCGTGTTCTGGCGGGCGGACGGCATGAAGTACGAGGGCGAGTTTCGCGGCGGACGCATCTGGGGTCTGGGACTGATTACGTTCAGCGACCAGAGCCACGGATTCCCGCGCAACGAAGGCTTCTTCCAGGACTGTCGGCTGGTGCGGAAGAAGCGCTGCCCGGACGTGATCAACCGTGCCCAGAAGGTGGCACTCATGGCACGCGCCCAGTGCGACCAGGGCAGCTAGGTGGTGCAGCGTGTCAGCGTCGGGCAGCTGCAAGGAttggttccttttttattgttacgtttttttttttggttgttgttgtacaagttgttctgttttttgaACATGTGTTTTAGTGAAGTGTTCGTTAGTTTTTCGTTTCGTGATATTTTAAGAAGTTGATGTACATAAGGACTCGACCAGGAAGAGCTATAGCGCTAATATGTACCGTAATTGATTTCGTCGAATAAATATAGATACAAGGTCAACGTTGaatatgtgttttctttcacGTAGCGCAGGTAAATCAAATTAACTTCAAAGCGAATGGAAAGTTATGTGACCATTTTCTCTACTTTTAAGCCAATAATTAATCATAATTCAGAGAAAGTACATTTTACTTGAGCTACTCGTGTAATTTGTCCTTTATTTGATTCTACAAAACTAAGATTACTATTGatcaacaaaaagagaaagaaaaaagagtagGAAAACGCTTACAgtgttgaaatttgatttcaaCGCATATTTCCATCGATAGAAACAGAAAATGTCCGTACAAATGCATTATTGTTTGCGGCGGCAATGCATTGTGATGGAACGACCAACGCATTACTGTGCAGGAATTCTTCCGAGGAGGTAGTGTGTTCATCACGGCTCAAGTGTTTGCAGCATCCTCCCGCCGGCTCACTTGTCCGTTTTCGTGTCCTCCGCACTACCGACGACAAACCACTGGAGCCGCGTAGTGACGGCTGCATTTCTTACCAAGCGCTTCCGATCGTCCAACGGTTTTTGTAGCGCCAGCAGGACACTCTGCTTGAAGGGGAGCAGCAGAAACGTGGGATACTTGCACACGTACAGCAAACACTCGAGCGCGCCGATGCGTATTTTCtgcaacgaaacgaaatggaTAAGAGTATGGAGGATGGAAAAAAGCGGCAATACACCATACCATTGAAGATTGGTGCAGGGTCAGCTTAAGCAGCAGCGGTATGAGCGTCTGCAAATGGTCCTGCACAAATGGGTCCTGTTCGCGCGTGAAGCGCAGCACGATCGTCAACGCTTCCAGTATCGTTTTGTCGTCGGTCTGAGCGAGACACTTTAGCAGCACCGGGCCGACCTTGGACAGGTTCATTTTCAGCACCGTGTGCGGTGTCGCTGCCAGCACAAAGGCTAGCGCTTTCAGGTGCGTTTCGGCGTACTGTTCCACCTTCTGCTCCAGCTTCTTCATGACCCACACGAACAGCTTTTGTTTGAATAGATTGCGCAGCAGGGGCAGATGGAGCTGGGGAAATTCAATGGACAGGATCTCGAATGCCAGCGCTGCGATGTGGCCGAGCGTAGGATGGTCGAGCAGATCCGCAATATCGTCGACGATCTCACCCGCCTCCGAATGGCCGCGTGCGATCAGCCCCTTGCCGATCCAGCTCAGTATGACCACGGCCTGGTGGTTGTGTTTCTTCAGCTCCTCGCGGATCATCTTCAGCAGGCGCTTCAGCACACCCCGGTGATGCTCATCGTTCGGCATCCGGTTGAACAGACTGCACAGCAACCGATTGCATACGTCCCGCACCCGCTCTTCGTCCGTTTCAAGCGCCAGTTTGCTCAGATCGGTGACCAGATTCTCAAAGTGATCCACCAGCGGTACGCTTTGGTCGAGGTAGGCGAGCAAACCGGACGCTAAATAAAGATCGGCCCGCTGCTGCAGTCGCAACGCTGGCAATCGCTTTAGTATCAGCTGGTGCTGCTCCTCCACTGGGAGTTGTTTGACGACGGCACCGATCAGCTGCGCCATTGCGTGCAGACAATCCGAGCTAAGCTTATCGTTCGCGTACTCGAAGCACCGGTCGAGTAGTTTGTACTGCTCGTACAGCTCGGCCTTGCCCAGCTGACTCGAATTCCCATTCTCAACCACATCGGTCAACGTATCCATGGCAATGATGGCGAGCCGCTCGTTGTCGGGGTCGAATATTTTCGAAAGGAAAAATTTTACCATCTTGTCCATGTACCCATGGTAGAGGATGAATTTGCCGAGCGTTTTAAACACCAGCTGCACCAGCGACGTCTCGGCCTTGGCGTAATCGTGCGTGATTAACTTCTCCAGCACGACCGTTTTCACCTCCTGCTGGTAGCGAATTGCGAACGAGAACAAGCATTCCTGCGCCGCATCGATCGTCTTGCTCGGTTGTTCCGTTGCGGTTAGCAAAATCTTTACCATCGCACTATACACCACGTAGCGGTTTTCGCTCGTTACCATTTCCGGTACGGCTGCCAGTGCCAGCAGGGCGGATCGTTTCTGCTCGCTACCGTCGGCTTCCTGCAGCACGACCTCTATTAGCTTTTTGTGCATCTGTCCCACGAGCGCTGGGTCCAGCCGGTCTATGCAGTACCAGTGGGCACAAACGGCACACAGCCGTTGCAGAGCGTCTACCAGCACGTTCGCTACACGCGTCTCCACGTGCCCGTCCACGTTCAGCTGGGCGAGCAGCATCGGGATAAGCTTTTCTATTACGTACAACGCACAGTACACGCTCCCCTGGGCGCAGCTCAGTTCCACGCGCAGGCTCATTTCGAACTGCTTCGAGCTGGCATCCGTCAGGCCGCCCATCACGCTGAGCAGTATCTTGTCGAGCAGTGCCTTTGCGGACGGCTCGTCGGTGGAAGCATTTTTGGCCAGTGCCTGGACTGCGGCAAATGTGGCTTCTACCAGCTCCTTCTCCGCGGCGGAGGTGCCACCGGCCGGAAGCAGCTCTTTCTTCAACGCCGTCCACAGCTCGTCATGATGTTCCTCGAGTTTTGCCACCTCCAACAGCTCCAAACACCTGCGCAGCAGTGACAGTGAGTCCAGCTTCGCCATGATCAAGCTGCTGTCGAGCTTTTCCATCAACAGCGGCACCGCAAACTCTGCCATTTCCGGCGTTGCGCACAGACAGTTTGCCAGATGTTCGGCCAGCGCATCGCGCGTTATCGCTACCGGGTCGTTGGGATTCGGGTGGAAATCGATCGGGAAGTAGCAGGCGAACGTTTCAAACATTTCCTCCGCCAGATGGTACATCGGGAAGGTCCGGATGAAGGAGGGCATACGCTCGAACAGGTACAGCAGATTGCGCGGATCGCGCTCTCCCTCGATCGCACCAATAACACCGTACACAAAGTCGACACCCCACGCCTTCAGCTCGTCCACCTTTCGCTCGGCGAGATTTAGCATCATCTGGAAGTACAGCGTGCGTTCCGGCTTTTTCTGGCTTTGGCAGGGCACTCGTTCGAAAAGCGCCCGCAGCAACCGGACGGCGGCACCGTCGGGGAAGTTGGTCATGTGCGTAAGTGCTTCGATGCCCGCCAATACCATCGGCGTCACGGTATGGTGGTCAAGCGAACGGTCAATGTAGAACGTGCAGAGCAGCTCCACCTGAGTCGCTTGCAGCGCGTCCGGTGGAAGATCCTTCAGCACGTTCGATAAGAGCGTCGTTCCCTTGGCGCGGACTGAGGCATCGGTGTGAGTCAGCGCTGGTCCTAGCTCCTCTACAAACTCGGCCACATTTAGCTTTCCAGCGATAATGTCTAGCAGTGTTGGGCGGAGGGGAGAATGAAACAACGATCAGTATACTCCAACAAAGCCATCCAGCCAGCCAACAAAGGGCGGATGTCCAGTGCAGTCAAACACGAAAGCTTACCTGTGGTAACTTGGTGGCACTTTTCTTCCACTTTCTGATCAGTCTTGATCATATCCACTATTGTCGTGTGCGACCACGGGAACTTCATTGCTGGGCGTGTAAATTAGCACACAACTTTCGACCGACTTTTGTTGAGCACGATGGTGGAATTTCAACGTACGGGCAAATAACAACAAAGCAGTCGGTGGACCGCTGTCACCGAAGACAACAAAGAAACAGCAGCGCTGCTCGTACGAATAGGAAACAGTCGCGTGGATGACACTTTGCTACTTTAAACGATACGTTAAAATaagttttatatattttattattttaatcacgACAAGcagttttcactcgtttaaCTTAATACAGAAACCAATCAAATAAGTAGCTTCACATTGGATTCACTTTTATTCCCCTATCAGTTAAgagtttgtatttgttttgagatatttttgttgttattgataCACACAACAGAGAGTATCAGCGCAAGGAGCTTTACTATACTACACACATACGAAAAAAAGTCCCAAATATCCGTTTACACCCACAGTTTttgcgttctctctctcttattctCTCAGTCTAACGATCTGGCTCGTCCGCCTGCCGGTTGATAATAACCTCGCCCATTCCGTCCGACGACTGGCGTCCGATGCGCAGCAACAGCGCAATCTTCACGCGCCGGTACGTTTGCAGCACAATAATGTCATTGTACAGGCACATGCCGAACAGGAGGCCCGCGAACCCGATCAGCTGCAGGTAGTGGAACTTTTGCCAAACCAGCAGCAACGACACTACCCACACGACGAGCGTTCGGACGGAATCGAGCACCATCCGCGTCGTGGCTGAGATTTCCTTCGTCACGCTAATGCCGGCAAAGTTGAAAAATGCAATCGACACAATCATGCCCGAAATAGCTATGATCAGCTGATAGTTGTTGGCCATCTGGGCGAGCGCATCGGGCAAATCTTCCAGCACGCCGTGCGCGTTGCTGTTGAACGGGTACATCACGTGGATAAAGTACATCGGCAGCAGAAGCGCCCCCAGCACGGAAAAGCCGAAGAAACCTGCGGGACAAACAAAATAGAACACGTTTCGTTAGAAAAAAACTTCCACCGCGCTTTCAAAAGGTACACACGGATGGTGGTGCTAATACTTGCCTTCCCAGCCGACGGCTTGCAGTGCCGGGATGTTTAGCGCGGTCACATAATACTCCTCGTACACCATTTGGACCGCGGTAATGATTTGTGCCAGTATAATCAGCAGATCACCCGTGATGACATTGTTCCTGGTGTACTGCGATCCCGTATTATCGTTCGACAGCACATCGGACATGCCAACAATCACCAGGCCAACCATGATGAAGGCAATGCCGAACCATTCCCGCTTCACCAGCGTGCGGTTCAGGAAGGCTACACTCAGTATAGCGACAAAGATTATGACCGATcctgggaaaaatgaagaaagcaGGCATGTAAGTGAAGGAACACAGAAGAAATGAGGGGGTATTATGGGTAGCAGTGGTTTCGCAACAGGttgcgtccagtgtgtcgctgatTTTTAAAGGCTTCAACCTTGTGTTGTAGGCATTAATCGGAATGAGGCAAAGAGCGTGCATACGAATTGCAGCCTTACTCGTTAaaagatggaaaggaaaatgatttaaaataaaactgaaCCAAAAAGCAATATTGAAGGTGTCTGCTGCTCCGCTTTTAAAGTTGATTAGGCATGAATCATCCGAGGTGCCACTATATTGTGGGCTAGCACATGCAtacaaatgaaacaaagcaATCGTTGACACCAAAAGCGGTAATGGTTCGGATTTCACGACGTACGATTTCAACGAAATCAGTAATGACCTGACGCCAATCAATAGCCAAATCCTTTAAACAAGTGGGGTGcagattaaataataaatagctTGTTATGCTTCCATTGAAACTAAACTTACCTCTGAGCAACTGGAAACTAGAGGGGTAGGTCAGATTGAGACCAACGTACATAATGGAGGTCGCCAGCATATCGCACATTGCCGGCACGAATAGGATGAAGGGGCTGAACTCCCGGTTGCCCTG contains:
- the LOC120894408 gene encoding MORN repeat-containing protein 4 homolog; the encoded protein is MMDSVQTGVVKCGGYRYDDGTRYIGDWNQRGQKHGMGSMMFSDGTRYDGAFSNGVCSGLGVMCFPDGAKYEGEFMQGWFHGHGVFWRADGMKYEGEFRGGRIWGLGLITFSDQSHGFPRNEGFFQDCRLVRKKRCPDVINRAQKVALMARAQCDQGS
- the LOC120896083 gene encoding LOW QUALITY PROTEIN: solute carrier family 35 member F6 (The sequence of the model RefSeq protein was modified relative to this genomic sequence to represent the inferred CDS: deleted 1 base in 1 codon), encoding MAWSQKQFIFALTMVVTGSINTLSTKWADNIESEGSDGQVRRFVHPFVQACAMFLGEFLCLLAFKAVYYHLRRKNNGSEDRHDLVQGNREFSPFILFVPAMCDMLATSIMYVGLNLTYPSSFQLLRGSVIIFVAILSVAFLNRTLVKREWFGIAFIMVGLVIVGMSDVLSNDNTGSQYTRNNVITGDLLIILAQIITAVQMVYEEYYVTALNIPALQAVGWEGFFGFSVLGALLLPMYFIHVMYPFNSNAHGVLEDLPDALAQMANNYQLIIAISGMIVSIAFFNFAGISVTKEISATTRMVLDSVRTLVVWVVSLLLVWQKFHYLQLIGFAGLLFGMCLYNDIIVLQTYRRVKIALLLRIGRQSSDGMGEVIINRQADEPDR
- the LOC120894407 gene encoding MMS19 nucleotide excision repair protein homolog; this encodes MKFPWSHTTIVDMIKTDQKVEEKCHQVTTDIIAGKLNVAEFVEELGPALTHTDASVRAKGTTLLSNVLKDLPPDALQATQVELLCTFYIDRSLDHHTVTPMVLAGIEALTHMTNFPDGAAVRLLRALFERVPCQSQKKPERTLYFQMMLNLAERKVDELKAWGVDFVYGVIGAIEGERDPRNLLYLFERMPSFIRTFPMYHLAEEMFETFACYFPIDFHPNPNDPVAITRDALAEHLANCLCATPEMAEFAVPLLMEKLDSSLIMAKLDSLSLLRRCLELLEVAKLEEHHDELWTALKKELLPAGGTSAAEKELVEATFAAVQALAKNASTDEPSAKALLDKILLSVMGGLTDASSKQFEMSLRVELSCAQGSVYCALYVIEKLIPMLLAQLNVDGHVETRVANVLVDALQRLCAVCAHWYCIDRLDPALVGQMHKKLIEVVLQEADGSEQKRSALLALAAVPEMVTSENRYVVYSAMVKILLTATEQPSKTIDAAQECLFSFAIRYQQEVKTVVLEKLITHDYAKAETSLVQLVFKTLGKFILYHGYMDKMVKFFLSKIFDPDNERLAIIAMDTLTDVVENGNSSQLGKAELYEQYKLLDRCFEYANDKLSSDCLHAMAQLIGAVVKQLPVEEQHQLILKRLPALRLQQRADLYLASGLLAYLDQSVPLVDHFENLVTDLSKLALETDEERVRDVCNRLLCSLFNRMPNDEHHRGVLKRLLKMIREELKKHNHQAVVILSWIGKGLIARGHSEAGEIVDDIADLLDHPTLGHIAALAFEILSIEFPQLHLPLLRNLFKQKLFVWVMKKLEQKVEQYAETHLKALAFVLAATPHTVLKMNLSKVGPVLLKCLAQTDDKTILEALTIVLRFTREQDPFVQDHLQTLIPLLLKLTLHQSSMKIRIGALECLLYVCKYPTFLLLPFKQSVLLALQKPLDDRKRLVRNAAVTTRLQWFVVGSAEDTKTDK